A genomic stretch from Methanobacterium sp. includes:
- a CDS encoding ATP synthase subunit B, whose translation MDSNIKTREYTTVAEVSGPLMIVEGVEGVAYGEIVDITTPNGDARRGQVLEVREGIAVVQVFEGTSDLNTSTTKVRFTGATAHLGVSIDMLGRVFGGTGKPIDGGPEIIPEKELDINGAPMNPTAREFPAEFIQTGISTIDGMNTLVRGQKLPIFSGSGLPHNDLAAQIARHAKVIGEETEFAVIFAAMGITHEEANFFMRDFERTGALERVTVFMNLADDPAIERIITPRMALTTAEYFAFEKGMHVLVILTDMTNYCEALREISAARDEVPGRRGYPGYMYTDLSSIYERAGRMVGKEGSITQMPILVMPQDDITHPIPDLTGYITEGQIVLSRDIFRKGIYPPVDVLPSLSRLMSGGIGEERTREDHSGVSDQLYSAYSEGRDLRDLMAVVGEEALTERDRKYLAFADQFENKFVTETKDEDRTIQETLDLGWELLSILPEAELKRVRAEHIPKYHPAHKQ comes from the coding sequence ATGGATTCAAATATCAAAACACGGGAATATACAACCGTTGCTGAAGTATCCGGTCCTCTCATGATTGTAGAAGGCGTCGAAGGTGTAGCTTACGGGGAAATCGTAGATATAACAACACCTAATGGAGATGCCAGAAGAGGGCAAGTTCTTGAAGTACGTGAAGGAATTGCTGTTGTACAAGTTTTTGAAGGTACAAGCGATCTTAATACTTCAACAACTAAAGTTAGATTTACTGGTGCAACAGCACATCTTGGTGTTTCAATTGACATGCTTGGAAGAGTATTTGGAGGAACAGGAAAACCTATAGACGGCGGTCCTGAAATCATTCCAGAAAAAGAATTAGATATTAACGGGGCACCAATGAACCCAACTGCAAGAGAATTCCCTGCAGAATTTATCCAAACAGGTATTTCAACCATAGACGGGATGAACACTCTTGTACGTGGACAAAAACTCCCTATATTTTCAGGATCTGGATTACCTCACAACGACCTTGCAGCCCAAATTGCAAGACACGCAAAGGTAATAGGGGAAGAAACTGAATTTGCTGTTATATTTGCAGCTATGGGAATTACCCACGAAGAAGCAAACTTCTTTATGAGAGATTTCGAGCGAACAGGAGCTCTAGAAAGAGTTACAGTTTTCATGAACCTTGCAGACGACCCTGCAATCGAAAGGATCATTACACCGAGGATGGCACTTACAACAGCAGAATACTTTGCATTTGAGAAGGGTATGCACGTGTTGGTTATCCTTACTGATATGACAAACTATTGTGAAGCACTTAGGGAAATTTCAGCAGCACGTGACGAGGTTCCTGGAAGACGTGGATACCCTGGTTACATGTACACTGACCTTTCTTCCATCTATGAAAGAGCAGGCCGTATGGTAGGTAAAGAAGGTTCAATTACCCAAATGCCAATACTTGTCATGCCTCAAGACGATATTACTCACCCAATTCCAGATTTAACTGGATATATTACAGAAGGACAGATTGTGTTAAGCAGAGATATCTTCAGAAAAGGTATTTACCCGCCCGTAGATGTGCTTCCATCACTTTCAAGATTGATGAGTGGTGGAATTGGTGAAGAAAGAACAAGGGAAGATCACAGTGGTGTATCTGACCAGCTTTATTCAGCATATTCTGAAGGTCGTGATTTAAGAGACCTTATGGCTGTTGTTGGTGAAGAAGCACTTACAGAACGTGACCGAAAATACCTTGCATTCGCAGATCAATTCGAAAACAAGTTTGTAACAGAAACTAAAGACGAAGACAGAACTATACAGGAAACTCTTGACCTTGGATGGGAACTTCTAAGTATACTACCTGAAGCCGAACTTAAGAGGGTTAGAGCAGAGCATATTCCAAAATATCACCCTGCACACAAACAATAA
- a CDS encoding ABC transporter permease, producing MAEIEGIYTIWLRETKRYVRYKSRILTSVVTPLLWLIIFGTGLGSAVRFGGMGVDYQQFIFPGIIGQTVLFTSIFSGVSVIIDRQYGFLKEILVAPISRPSVVMGKSLGISTASLIQGVILLLLSFIVGIQMTISCFLVSTVIIILISIGLAGVGLMIASFTDSMEGFNLIMSFIVLPMFLLSGALFPITGLPSWLHFAVYLNPLTYGVDALRFTILHNSVLPLYANFTVLVAFAAVTVLASAYLFSKKEQGLM from the coding sequence ATGGCTGAAATAGAAGGAATTTACACTATCTGGCTTCGAGAAACTAAAAGATATGTGCGCTATAAATCTCGTATTTTAACTTCTGTAGTTACGCCTCTTTTATGGTTAATTATATTTGGAACAGGTTTAGGATCAGCAGTAAGATTTGGAGGAATGGGGGTAGACTACCAGCAGTTTATATTTCCAGGAATTATAGGGCAGACGGTTCTATTCACTTCCATATTTTCTGGAGTGTCAGTAATAATTGATAGACAGTACGGGTTTTTAAAGGAGATTCTGGTGGCTCCAATTTCACGACCTTCAGTTGTAATGGGTAAATCTCTCGGAATAAGCACTGCATCCTTAATTCAGGGAGTTATACTACTTTTATTATCCTTCATCGTAGGAATTCAGATGACAATTTCCTGCTTTTTAGTGAGTACTGTGATTATAATCTTAATTTCCATTGGACTTGCAGGAGTGGGATTGATGATTGCTTCATTTACAGATAGCATGGAAGGATTCAACCTGATCATGAGCTTTATCGTGCTTCCGATGTTTTTATTAAGTGGGGCACTTTTCCCAATTACTGGACTTCCTTCATGGCTTCATTTTGCGGTTTATTTAAATCCTTTAACCTATGGGGTGGATGCGCTGCGTTTTACAATTTTACATAATTCTGTATTGCCACTTTATGCGAATTTCACGGTTTTAGTCGCTTTCGCAGCAGTAACTGTTTTAGCATCAGCATATCTATTCAGTAAAAAAGAGCAGGGATTAATGTAA
- a CDS encoding MFS transporter has translation MDNKQRNRILALLFIGVFMGALDIGIVGPALPAIKSFFAVNERIVSWIFAIYILFFMIGTPLMAKLSDMYGRRTIYVIDILLFAIGSIITAFSFSFEMLLLGRAIQGFGAGGIFPVASAFIGDTFPPEKRGSALGIIGSVFGLSAVFGPILGGLLLSYGWQWLFIINIPIAMVIIATSFYILPKTKRKWVSDFDWYGTIVLGILVTALAFGVNQIDTNHFTESLKSLYVWPFLLTAAALLPVLWKVEKHAEDPVVQINLLKNREVKIATGISIGSGLSQVAIVFLPSFAVTALALSTSTASLMVLPLVLAMAISAPLVGRLLDKWGSKRVMFTGSLILVAGLFILSFFAYSFYIFILSGIIMGLGLITIIGAPLRYIMLSESPPQYRASGQALININASAGQLIGGALVGGIIASKGGSYAGYELAYIVVGIAAVAMLILTFGLKNRYEQLKTMKGNSKN, from the coding sequence ATGGATAATAAACAAAGGAACAGAATTTTAGCACTACTTTTCATTGGCGTTTTTATGGGTGCTCTGGATATTGGTATTGTAGGTCCAGCATTACCTGCAATTAAATCGTTTTTTGCAGTAAATGAAAGAATAGTTTCGTGGATATTTGCAATATATATTCTTTTTTTCATGATTGGAACGCCATTAATGGCAAAATTATCTGATATGTATGGAAGAAGAACAATATATGTAATTGATATTTTATTATTTGCTATAGGGTCTATAATAACGGCATTTTCATTTTCATTTGAAATGCTGCTTTTAGGAAGAGCTATACAAGGTTTTGGCGCAGGAGGAATATTTCCTGTTGCAAGTGCATTTATTGGTGACACATTTCCTCCAGAAAAAAGAGGATCTGCACTTGGAATAATAGGTTCTGTTTTCGGGTTATCTGCAGTATTTGGGCCGATACTGGGAGGATTGCTTTTAAGTTATGGATGGCAATGGCTTTTTATTATAAACATACCTATAGCAATGGTAATTATAGCTACAAGTTTTTATATACTGCCTAAGACTAAGAGAAAATGGGTTTCAGACTTTGATTGGTATGGAACTATTGTTTTGGGAATTCTTGTAACTGCACTTGCATTTGGAGTAAATCAGATAGATACAAATCATTTTACAGAAAGCCTCAAATCACTTTATGTATGGCCATTTTTACTTACTGCTGCAGCATTACTTCCTGTTTTATGGAAAGTTGAAAAGCATGCTGAAGATCCAGTTGTACAAATCAACCTATTAAAAAATAGAGAAGTTAAAATAGCCACAGGTATATCTATAGGTTCTGGTTTAAGTCAAGTTGCGATAGTATTTCTCCCATCTTTTGCTGTTACTGCATTAGCATTATCAACATCCACTGCAAGTTTAATGGTACTTCCATTGGTATTGGCAATGGCTATTAGTGCTCCTTTAGTGGGGAGATTGCTGGATAAATGGGGATCAAAGAGAGTGATGTTTACAGGTAGTTTAATATTGGTTGCAGGATTATTTATTTTAAGTTTCTTTGCATATTCATTTTATATTTTCATATTATCGGGTATTATAATGGGTTTAGGTCTAATTACAATTATTGGGGCTCCTTTAAGGTATATTATGCTATCTGAAAGCCCTCCACAGTACAGGGCTTCAGGACAGGCGTTGATAAATATTAATGCCAGTGCAGGTCAGCTAATTGGGGGAGCTTTAGTTGGAGGTATAATAGCATCAAAGGGCGGTAGTTATGCAGGTTATGAATTAGCATATATTGTTGTGGGAATTGCTGCTGTAGCCATGCTGATATTAACTTTTGGACTAAAAAATAGGTATGAACAGCTTAAAACAATGAAAGGGAATTCAAAAAACTGA
- a CDS encoding MBL fold metallo-hydrolase — translation MILEIIKSEGLAHNSYFIGSKGDAAVIDPRRDCDSYVNYSKKHDMKIKHIFETHRNEDYVIGSCELSKRVDASIYHGSCLDFSYGNYVKEGNTFHIGSVELGILETPGHTDESISLTLKDKDVSDDIYMVFTGDTLFAGEVGRTDIYGDAKIEGCAERLYDSLHQKILPLGDHVLVFPSHGSGSVCGKNIRESEFTTIGYEKKTNKMLLKTKKEFIKFKLNEKMVKPPYFKRMEEYNQKGAPILCRLPYLQPLNVAELKKNISDFQVVDVRMAASYAGGHIPQTLNIWKLGLTYFAGWMLDYEHPIVIIDEGNENINQIIRYLIRIGYNNIFGYLAGGFASWATNGEELETIDTWSVHKLNEAQNDESIFILDVREIGEWDNGHIEGAHHIYVGYLKNHLNKIPKDKNIIIYCDTGNRASIAASILKNNGYNKVTNVLGSIRAWKAAGYPLIK, via the coding sequence ATGATACTGGAAATAATTAAAAGTGAAGGATTAGCGCATAATTCATATTTTATAGGGTCAAAAGGAGATGCTGCAGTAATTGATCCACGCAGAGACTGTGATTCGTATGTGAATTACTCTAAAAAGCATGACATGAAAATTAAACATATCTTTGAAACTCACCGTAACGAAGATTATGTCATTGGATCCTGTGAACTTTCTAAACGAGTTGACGCGAGTATATACCATGGATCATGCCTGGATTTTAGTTATGGAAATTATGTAAAAGAAGGAAATACTTTCCATATTGGCTCTGTTGAATTGGGAATTCTTGAAACTCCAGGACATACAGATGAAAGCATATCCCTTACATTAAAGGATAAAGACGTTTCAGATGATATTTACATGGTTTTTACTGGAGATACTCTTTTTGCTGGCGAAGTTGGGAGAACTGACATTTATGGTGATGCAAAAATTGAGGGCTGCGCAGAAAGGCTTTATGATAGTCTCCACCAAAAAATTCTGCCTTTAGGAGACCATGTCCTTGTATTTCCTTCCCACGGTTCAGGTTCTGTTTGCGGGAAGAATATTCGTGAAAGTGAATTTACAACAATCGGATATGAGAAAAAAACAAATAAAATGCTTTTAAAAACAAAAAAAGAATTTATTAAATTTAAATTAAATGAAAAAATGGTTAAACCTCCTTATTTTAAGAGAATGGAAGAATATAACCAAAAAGGAGCACCTATTCTCTGTAGATTGCCTTATCTTCAGCCATTGAATGTAGCCGAGCTTAAAAAAAATATATCCGACTTTCAGGTTGTTGATGTGAGAATGGCAGCCAGTTACGCTGGAGGGCATATTCCTCAAACATTAAACATTTGGAAACTTGGTTTAACTTATTTTGCTGGTTGGATGCTTGATTATGAGCATCCTATTGTTATTATTGATGAAGGAAATGAAAATATCAATCAAATCATACGCTATCTTATCCGCATTGGATATAATAATATATTCGGTTATTTAGCTGGAGGATTTGCAAGCTGGGCTACAAATGGTGAAGAACTAGAAACAATAGATACATGGTCTGTGCATAAATTAAACGAAGCCCAAAATGATGAATCAATATTTATACTTGATGTTCGCGAAATTGGGGAATGGGATAATGGCCATATTGAAGGTGCACATCACATCTATGTTGGATATTTAAAAAATCATCTAAATAAAATTCCAAAAGACAAAAATATCATCATATATTGTGATACTGGAAACAGGGCCAGTATTGCAGCAAGTATATTAAAAAATAATGGTTATAATAAAGTTACAAATGTTTTAGGTAGTATTCGTGCTTGGAAAGCTGCAGGATATCCTTTGATTAAATAA
- a CDS encoding ATP-grasp domain-containing protein: protein MENVLVVGINTRPVACSAKKMGNTVYSVDYFCTSDLVKCSDYLKCVLSQKPYESCGNYAENYDPELIYKYSHEFIYEIDYILCTSGVTPENFPKSKIVGNKKIGHVDNKYKLYNSLKNKFKVPKTFQVQSYKEAAEIVNSFDNKQFIVKPAIGAGGKGICWFEDATENSNFNNVLLQEFIEGESISASVLSISKEAKTILTSKQIIGETKLGQVDKFGYCGNIAPYKNDPRINHLAEDVIMELSLLGSNGVDMIDTGDDLYVIEVNPRFQGTFECAEEVLGINMVDAHCKATKGTLIEVPSPSKYAVKMIVFAKKRSIAGNLDFDGVYDIPRKNVIIEKDEPALTVIRTGETPESAIYEAQKTVKKAYKSFLSFP, encoded by the coding sequence ATGGAAAACGTTCTTGTTGTAGGTATTAACACGCGGCCAGTGGCCTGTTCTGCAAAGAAAATGGGAAATACAGTTTATTCTGTTGATTATTTTTGTACAAGTGACTTAGTAAAGTGTTCTGACTATTTAAAGTGTGTATTATCCCAAAAACCTTATGAATCATGCGGTAATTATGCAGAAAATTATGATCCTGAATTAATTTACAAATATTCCCATGAATTTATATATGAAATTGATTACATTCTCTGCACATCAGGGGTAACACCTGAAAACTTTCCAAAATCCAAAATAGTTGGAAATAAGAAAATTGGACATGTAGATAATAAATATAAACTTTATAATTCTCTTAAAAATAAATTCAAAGTTCCAAAAACTTTCCAAGTTCAATCATATAAAGAAGCAGCTGAAATAGTCAATAGTTTTGATAATAAACAGTTTATAGTTAAACCAGCAATTGGTGCGGGTGGTAAAGGCATCTGCTGGTTTGAAGACGCCACAGAAAATTCTAATTTTAATAATGTACTGCTTCAAGAATTTATAGAAGGAGAAAGTATTAGTGCATCTGTTTTATCTATTTCCAAAGAAGCAAAAACAATTTTAACCAGCAAACAAATAATTGGTGAAACTAAACTGGGACAAGTAGATAAATTCGGCTATTGTGGAAATATAGCTCCTTATAAAAATGATCCAAGGATAAATCATCTTGCTGAAGATGTCATAATGGAATTATCTCTTTTAGGATCAAATGGTGTTGATATGATTGACACTGGTGATGATTTATATGTAATTGAGGTTAATCCTAGATTTCAAGGTACCTTTGAATGTGCTGAAGAAGTACTGGGTATAAATATGGTTGATGCACACTGTAAAGCAACTAAAGGAACATTAATTGAAGTTCCTTCACCAAGTAAATATGCTGTAAAAATGATAGTTTTTGCTAAAAAGCGTTCTATTGCAGGTAACTTAGATTTCGACGGTGTATATGACATCCCTCGAAAAAATGTTATAATTGAAAAGGATGAACCTGCTTTAACTGTTATTAGAACAGGTGAAACGCCTGAAAGTGCAATTTATGAAGCTCAAAAAACAGTCAAAAAGGCGTATAAATCATTTTTATCCTTTCCCTAA
- a CDS encoding DUF22 domain-containing protein: MVRIIQRLDKVKQEYAELEAHALGDFKVGKIIGKMRAIISDEDIDVKANEATPIKIQQIKIPKNHITFLSAYAANRYGHAVAVGGEIHLPISLDKTVDHASFLASINGTIKKDDLLGVLILLPIEMLK, translated from the coding sequence ATGGTTAGAATAATACAACGACTGGATAAAGTTAAGCAAGAATATGCAGAACTTGAAGCCCATGCATTAGGTGACTTCAAAGTAGGAAAAATTATTGGAAAAATGAGGGCAATAATTTCTGACGAAGATATTGATGTTAAAGCTAATGAAGCCACACCAATAAAGATTCAACAGATTAAAATCCCTAAAAACCATATAACTTTCTTATCTGCTTATGCAGCAAACCGCTATGGGCATGCAGTAGCAGTAGGTGGAGAAATTCATCTCCCAATCAGCTTGGACAAAACAGTTGATCATGCTTCATTCCTTGCAAGTATTAACGGAACCATAAAAAAAGATGATTTACTCGGAGTTTTAATACTTCTTCCTATTGAAATGTTGAAGTAA
- a CDS encoding heme-binding protein, giving the protein MVETLEYSVLKKDDNIEIREYGHYILAQVDIDESFDDAINKGFSILANYIFGGNKKSLKLAMTAPVSEEQLNSEKIAMTTPVTEEEVTASEKIAMTTPVTEEKTGRNFHRISFSMPSKYKLETLPEPEDEKIHFKEFKDQKIVALRFKGRVKEKLAKRKIEELKEWLSNNNFEPKSHFIVAQYNNPLVPGLLRRNEILVEI; this is encoded by the coding sequence ATGGTTGAAACACTGGAATATTCTGTTTTAAAAAAGGATGATAATATTGAAATTAGAGAATATGGGCATTATATATTGGCTCAAGTAGATATAGATGAATCATTTGATGATGCTATTAATAAAGGCTTTTCCATACTGGCAAATTATATTTTTGGAGGGAATAAGAAGAGTTTAAAATTAGCTATGACTGCTCCGGTATCTGAAGAACAATTGAATTCTGAAAAGATTGCAATGACCACTCCAGTAACTGAAGAAGAGGTAACTGCTTCGGAAAAGATTGCAATGACAACACCAGTTACAGAAGAGAAAACAGGACGTAATTTTCATCGTATATCATTTTCTATGCCATCTAAATATAAATTAGAAACTTTACCTGAACCTGAAGATGAAAAAATTCATTTTAAAGAGTTTAAAGATCAAAAAATAGTAGCTTTAAGATTTAAAGGTAGAGTTAAAGAGAAACTTGCCAAAAGAAAGATAGAAGAATTAAAAGAATGGCTTTCAAATAATAATTTCGAACCAAAATCTCATTTTATAGTAGCACAATACAATAATCCTCTAGTACCAGGGCTTTTGAGGAGAAATGAAATACTGGTGGAAATTTAA
- a CDS encoding ATP-binding cassette domain-containing protein, protein MENIIETHNITKKFDDFAAVNSVNLEVERNSVYGVLGPNGAGKTTLISMLCTILHPTSGTASVNGYDIVKQAKDVRKSIGIVFQSRALDDILTGREHLEMHAALYGVPKGIRKKRIDEILDLIDLGDKSDEYTKTYSGGMKRRLEIGRGLIHYPKVLFLDEPTLGLDPQTREKIWEYIHNLNQTEDITVLLTTHYMDEADKLCDKVSIFNQGEIVTTNSPKSLKRELKADTITLTVDNADKFVEKAKNLDFIKNMFVLDGEIKLMVERGENLITKIVNFAGQNGIEVQSVELDHPNLEDVFIKYTGSSIKGGK, encoded by the coding sequence ATGGAAAATATTATAGAAACCCATAATATCACAAAAAAATTTGATGATTTTGCTGCAGTTAACTCTGTAAATTTAGAAGTTGAAAGAAATAGTGTATATGGGGTTCTCGGACCTAATGGGGCGGGAAAAACAACTTTAATATCTATGCTATGCACAATTCTTCATCCAACCTCTGGGACTGCTTCGGTAAATGGATATGACATAGTAAAGCAAGCTAAAGATGTTAGAAAATCAATAGGTATTGTATTCCAATCCAGAGCTTTAGATGACATTTTAACTGGCAGAGAACATCTTGAAATGCATGCAGCGCTTTATGGGGTGCCAAAAGGCATAAGAAAAAAGCGTATTGATGAAATTTTGGACTTAATAGATTTGGGAGATAAATCAGATGAATACACAAAAACCTATTCTGGGGGTATGAAAAGACGGCTTGAAATTGGAAGAGGTTTAATTCATTACCCTAAGGTTTTGTTTCTTGATGAACCCACATTAGGGCTTGATCCACAGACAAGAGAAAAAATATGGGAATATATCCATAATTTAAACCAGACTGAAGATATAACTGTTCTTTTAACCACTCATTACATGGATGAGGCAGATAAACTCTGCGATAAAGTCTCAATTTTTAATCAGGGTGAAATAGTAACTACTAATTCTCCAAAAAGCCTGAAGAGAGAACTAAAGGCAGATACTATAACTTTAACTGTTGATAATGCAGATAAATTTGTTGAAAAAGCCAAAAACCTTGATTTTATAAAAAATATGTTTGTTTTAGATGGTGAAATTAAATTAATGGTTGAAAGGGGAGAAAACTTAATTACAAAGATTGTAAACTTCGCCGGCCAAAATGGAATTGAAGTTCAGTCAGTAGAGCTTGATCATCCAAATCTTGAAGATGTATTTATCAAATACACAGGATCAAGCATAAAAGGAGGGAAATAG
- a CDS encoding DUF61 family protein, with protein sequence MKRIDSDNLIKKQVLSLNRHLPRKRKTLAELLEEDKPHVIGADGVRHRFRNDEIKKIAGLINTEHHRNLKLPIYIEIDTTTSGARIAGKLETQIVCKILKLDPCKNELFIYRPEMKELRKEFPTVTQYIFLVR encoded by the coding sequence ATGAAAAGGATAGATTCTGATAATCTAATAAAAAAACAGGTTTTAAGTTTAAACAGGCATCTTCCCCGAAAACGAAAAACACTGGCCGAACTTCTGGAGGAAGATAAACCCCACGTAATAGGGGCAGATGGCGTACGTCATCGGTTTAGAAATGATGAAATTAAAAAGATTGCAGGTTTAATCAATACTGAACATCATAGAAATTTAAAACTTCCAATTTATATTGAAATTGATACTACTACATCTGGAGCAAGAATTGCCGGAAAGTTAGAAACTCAAATAGTATGCAAAATATTGAAGTTAGACCCTTGTAAAAATGAACTTTTTATCTACAGGCCAGAAATGAAAGAGCTTAGAAAGGAGTTTCCAACAGTTACCCAATACATCTTTTTGGTAAGATAA
- a CDS encoding flippase-like domain-containing protein, with protein MNRSYVFIIGLLLILLLILWIGPINLYNTVKDVNKIYLVAAIITYLLAVFVKSVRWGFIINQPLNLKTNFIVRTIGLLGSNLTPMRTGGIVITAIAGRKLNQIDLHEGLSAGLTERFADLIIVGILLVLAAVFVEKFRFISIAGAGLILITLTVIYFLNWREGSSIWIYEKIHFILVKLPIKEDTLDRIYNKIINGLKGMVSYTQSYSNTKNMSIILVLTTVSWLLECSRLLLVFYAFNVDIGVVNVVIILLLANIAGIVTALPGGIGAVEISLTGLSLLFGIPGAISGGIAIVDRFISFWLINLLGIIFALFYAKDILGDIKSYISDIQTPKS; from the coding sequence TTGAACCGTTCTTATGTTTTTATCATTGGTTTATTGCTTATATTATTGCTTATATTATGGATAGGCCCTATAAACTTGTACAACACTGTTAAAGATGTTAATAAGATATATTTAGTGGCAGCGATTATCACATATCTTTTAGCTGTCTTTGTAAAGTCTGTAAGATGGGGATTTATAATCAATCAACCACTTAACTTAAAGACTAATTTCATTGTCAGAACTATCGGGCTTTTAGGGAGTAATTTAACTCCTATGAGGACGGGAGGAATTGTGATAACTGCAATTGCAGGTAGAAAACTAAATCAAATAGATTTACATGAAGGTTTATCTGCAGGGCTTACTGAAAGATTCGCTGATCTAATAATTGTGGGTATTTTACTTGTTTTAGCAGCAGTCTTTGTGGAAAAATTCCGTTTTATTTCTATCGCTGGCGCTGGCTTAATATTGATTACATTAACAGTTATATATTTTTTAAACTGGAGGGAAGGTTCAAGTATTTGGATTTATGAAAAAATTCACTTTATACTGGTAAAATTACCTATTAAAGAGGATACCCTGGATAGAATTTACAATAAAATCATAAATGGATTAAAAGGAATGGTAAGTTATACACAATCTTATTCCAATACAAAAAATATGTCAATTATATTGGTATTAACCACCGTATCCTGGCTTTTGGAATGTTCACGTCTTTTACTGGTTTTCTATGCCTTTAATGTGGATATTGGTGTAGTTAATGTGGTTATAATATTATTGCTTGCAAATATAGCAGGAATTGTAACAGCCCTTCCTGGAGGTATTGGGGCGGTTGAAATCTCTTTAACTGGACTTTCTCTGCTTTTTGGAATACCGGGAGCAATAAGTGGAGGCATTGCAATTGTAGATAGGTTCATTTCTTTCTGGTTAATAAATCTGCTGGGAATTATATTTGCTTTATTCTATGCAAAGGATATATTGGGAGATATAAAATCATATATTTCAGATATTCAAACACCTAAGTCGTAG
- a CDS encoding S24/S26 family peptidase: MKSRTGIIIGLIVIIIVAASAAVYMQQKSSNATLTPSIQQAQIIQPLNQIDVTVKTDGTTTTVHAVSIPEGSALPHKMVAEMQSKAIADVNSDKSTVETLKNDMNVIAQKYNYSAKITISSQFGIDQLPFAAVVNGDSMIPTLKDGHLVVALKTSDFKVGDIVIARHPSLGLIIKRVASIKNGKVFLKSDNRKIEVINNETTLPDGTVEINTYKKVPLDTWQLKKNVIGVVKTY; the protein is encoded by the coding sequence ATGAAATCAAGAACAGGAATTATAATTGGATTAATTGTAATAATTATAGTTGCAGCTTCAGCAGCAGTTTATATGCAACAAAAATCATCTAATGCAACTTTAACACCTTCAATTCAACAAGCACAAATTATACAACCTTTAAATCAGATTGATGTAACTGTAAAAACTGATGGAACTACTACAACAGTTCATGCAGTATCAATTCCAGAAGGAAGTGCATTACCACATAAAATGGTTGCAGAAATGCAAAGTAAGGCAATTGCAGATGTTAATAGTGATAAAAGCACGGTAGAAACCTTAAAAAATGATATGAATGTAATTGCACAAAAATATAATTATAGTGCTAAAATTACAATTAGTTCACAGTTTGGAATTGATCAGCTACCATTTGCAGCAGTTGTAAATGGCGATTCTATGATTCCAACTTTAAAAGACGGCCATTTAGTCGTTGCTCTTAAAACGTCTGATTTTAAAGTGGGTGATATAGTAATAGCTCGCCATCCATCACTGGGGCTTATAATTAAAAGGGTGGCTTCTATTAAAAATGGAAAAGTGTTTTTAAAAAGTGATAATAGAAAAATAGAAGTAATAAATAATGAAACTACTCTTCCTGACGGTACAGTAGAAATAAATACGTACAAAAAGGTTCCACTGGACACTTGGCAGCTAAAAAAGAACGTTATAGGAGTAGTAAAAACTTATTAA